In one window of Camelus dromedarius isolate mCamDro1 chromosome 7, mCamDro1.pat, whole genome shotgun sequence DNA:
- the ATG9B gene encoding autophagy-related protein 9B: MVRRMGWGGTRGRLGRWGDLGPGSVPLLPMPLPPLPPPPSRGPGGGRVSIFSLSPAPHTRSAPSSAPPSALGLPCPAVQASGASQPHHSAISTPATPTMQARPAMTPISVPPSWGSRSAPPLASVTPPPPCRCPQDPPGLRIGPLIPEQDYERLEDCDPEGSQDSPLHGEEQPLLHVPEGLRGSWHHIQNLDSFFTKIYSYHQRSGFTCILLEDVFQLGQFIFIVTFTTFLLRCVDYNVLFANQPNNRTRPGLLHSKVTLSDAILPSSQCAQRIHSSSLMVFLLILATAFWLFQLLRSVCNLFSYWDIQVFYREALHIPLGELGSVSWAEVQSRLLALQRSGGLCVQPRPLTELDVHHRILRYTNYQVALANKGLLPTRCALPWGGSVAFLSRGLALNVDLLLFRGPFSLFRGGWELPDAYKRSDQRAALAARWRRSVLLLAAVNLALSPLVLAWQVLHAFYSHAELLRREPGALGTRRWSRLARLQLRHFNELPHELRARLARAYRPAAAFLRAAAPPAPLLALLARQLVFFAGALFAALLVLTVYDEDVLAVEHVLTAMTALGILATVARSFIPDEQAQSRSPQLLLQAALAHMHYLPEETGPAGKASAYRQMARLLQYRAVSLTEELLSPLLTPLFLLFWFRPRALEIIDFFHHFTVDVAGVGDICSFALMDVKRHGHPQWLSEGQTEASLSQRAEDGKTELSLMRFSLVHPQWRPPDHSSKFLGHLRGRVQQDAATWGANSVRSPPTPGVLSNSSSPLPETFLANLLVQPLLPPQDLSPTAPCPAAATASLLASISRIAQDSSCVSPGGTGGQKLAQLPELASAEMSLHAIYLYQLHQQQQQQQELWGEASASSLSRPWSSPPQTLSPDEEKPSWSSDGSSPASSPRQQWRTQRAQNLFPGGFQEPTDTQKEPSQAPSID; this comes from the exons ATGGTGAGGCGAATGGGTTGGGGGGGGACCAGGGGGCGGTTGGGGCGGTGGGGAGACTTGGGGCCTGGATCAGTGCCCCTCCTCCCCATGccactgcctcctcttcctcctcctccaagtcgggggcctgggggagggagggtctccatcttctctctgtcccctgcccctcACACAAGAAGTGCCCCGTCCTCGGCTCCTCCTTCAGCCCTGGGGCTCCCCTGCCCAGCAGTGCAGGCGTCAGGGGCTTCTCAACCTCACCATAGTGCCATCTCCACCCCAGCCACCCCCACAATGCAGGCCAGGCCTGCGATGACACCCATCTCTGTACCCCCCTCCTGGGGTTCCCGCTCTGCCCCACCCTTGGCCTCGgtgactccccctcccccatgccgGTGCCCCCAGGACCCTCCTGGGCTTCGGATAGGCCCTCTGATCCCTGAGCAGGATTACGAGCGGCTAGAGGACTGTGACCCTGAGGGGTCCCAAGATTCACCCCTCCACGGGGAGGAGCAGCCCCTGCTTCATGTACCTGAAGGACTCCGAG gCTCCTGGCACCATATCCAGAACCTGGACAGCTTCTTCACCAAG ATCTACAGCTACCACCAGAGGAGCGGCTTTACCTGTATCCTGCTGGAGGATGTCTTCCAGCTGGG ACAATTCATTTTCATCGTCACCTTCACCACCTTCCTCCTTCGCTGCGTGGATTACAATGTTCTCTTTGCCAACCAACCAAATAACCGCACAAGACCTGGGCTGCTCCACAGCAAAGTGACCTTGTCAGATGCCATCCTACCCTCATCCCAGTGTGCCCAGCG GATCCACTCCAGCTCCCTGATGGTCTTCCTTCTGATCCTGGCTACTGCCTTCTGGCTGTTCCAGCTGCTTCGCTCTGTCTGCAACCTCTTCAGCTACTGGGACATCCAAGTGTTTTACAGGGAAGCCCTCCACATTCCCCTG GGGGAGCTCGGCTCAGTGTCCTGGGCAGAGGTGCAGTCCCGCCTCCTGGCGCTGCAGAGGAGCGGGGGCCTGTGCGTGCAGCCGAGGCCGCTGACGGAGCTGGACGTCCACCATCGCATCCTGCGCTACACCAACTACCAGGTGGCGCTGGCCAACAAGGGCCTGCTGCCGACCCGCTGCGCGCTGCCCTGGGGAGGCAGCGTAGCCTTCCTCAGCCGCGGCCTGGCGCTCAACGTCGACCTGCTCCTCTTCCGCGGGCCCTTCTCGCTCTTCCGCGGCGGCTGGGAGCTGCCCGACGCCTACAAGCGCAGCGACCAGCGGGCCGCCCTGGCCGCGCGCTGGCGGCGCTCGGTGCTGCTGCTGGCCGCCGTGAACCTGGCGCTGAGCCCTCTGGTGCTGGCCTGGCAGGTGCTGCACGCCTTCTACAGCCACGCCGAGCTGCTGCGGCGCGAGCCGGGCGCGCTGGGGACGCGCCGCTGGTCCCGCCTGGCCCGCCTGCAGCTGCGCCACTTCAACGAGCTGCCGCACGAGCTGCGCGCGCGCCTGGCCCGCGCCTACCGCCCCGCCGCCGCCTTCTTGCGCGCCGCCGCGCCCCCGGCGCCCCTGCTCGCGCTGCTGGCCCGCCAGCTCGTCTTCTTCGCCGGCGCGCTCTTCGCCGCGTTGCTGGTGCTCACCGTCTACGACGAGGATGTGCTCGCCGTGGAGCACGTGCTCACCGCCATGACTGCCCTCGGGATCCTGGCCACCGTGGCCAG GTCTTTCATTCCGGATGAGCAGGCGCAAAGTCGTTCACCGCAGCTCCTGCTGCAGGCGGCCTTGGCCCACATGCACTACCTGCCGGAGGAGACCGGCCCTGCCGGCAAGGCCAGCGCTTACCGGCAGATGGCGCGGCTGTTGCAATACCGAGCG GTCTCCCTCACGGAGGagctcctgtcccctctcctcaccccactGTTTCTGCTCTTCTGGTTCCGCCCTCGCGCCTTGGAGATTATTGACTTTTTTCATCACTTCACTGTGGATGTGGCCGGGGTTGGAGACATCTGTTCCTTTGCCCTTATGGATGTGAAGCGCCACGGCCACCCTCAG TGGCTCTCGGAGGGACAGACAGAGGCCTCACTATCTCAGCGTGCCGAGGATGGGAAGACTGAACTGTCCTTGATGAGGTTCTCCCTGGTTCATCCACAATGGCGCCCCCCAGACCACAGCTCCAAGTTCCTAGGGCACCTTCGAGGCCGGGTACAACAAGATGCAGCTACCTGGGGCGCCAACTCCGTTCgcagtccccccacccccggggtcCTCAGCAACTCTTCCTCACCTCTG CCGGAGACCTTCCTGGCCAACCTCTTGgtgcagcccctcctgcccccacaggACCTGAGCCCCACAGCCCCTTGCCCAGCTGCAGCCACAGCCAGCCTCCTGGCCTCCATTTCCCGAATTGCCCAGGACtcaag CTGTGTGTCCCCAGGAGGCACTGGGGGCCAGAAGCTGGCCCAGCTCCCAGAACTCGCATCTGCTGAGATGAGTCTCCATGCCATCTACCTATACCAG ctccatcagcagcagcagcagcagcaagaacTGTGGGGGGAGGCTTCAGCCTCCTCCCTGTCCAGGCCCTGGTCCAGCCCCCCACAGACTCTCTCGCCAGATGAGGAGAAGCCTTCCTGGTCGAGTGATG GCTCCAGTCCCGCCTCCAGCCCCAGACAGCAGTGGAGAACCCAGAGGGCCCAGAATCTGTTCCCTGGAGGGTTTCAGGAGCCCACAGACACGCAGAAGGAGCCTAGCCAGGCCCCTAGCATTGACTGA